Below is a genomic region from Pseudomonas sp. JQ170C.
GTCGCCATGGCCAGGTCGTAATAGCTGTTGACCTCCCAGATGAGCACCTTCGGCGGCTTGTGCTGGAAGTCCTGGCTGCCGAGGTACTGCAGCATGGCACTGTGGAAGCCACCGCCTGTCACCGAGCGGTTGTCGACGTCGACGCGGGCGTACTGCTTGAGGAAACCGTCGAAGTTGTACTGCGCGGAACTGAAACTGGTGCCAACCAGCACCACATCGGGCGTTTCGGTATCGCCAAACAGCTCGGCGCTCTCCTCCTTGGGCTCGGTCACTGCGCGAGTGAAATACTCGTTGGCGTAACCACTGCCACAGATTTTGCCGAATGCCTGGTTAAGGGAGCCGACCTTGTACAGGTTACCTTCCGTGCGCGTGGCAAACTCCTTGCGCGCAATCCCCATGAAGACGTCCGACTTACTCAATTCAGCGGCCAGCAATTGCGCGGCCAGCTCAGCACCTTGCGGGGTCCAGTGGTTGTCGCGCTTGAAGAAGAATTTGCTGCGCACCTCGGCCGGATGGGCCAGCAGCGCGGAGAGGTCCGGCACACGTATGCCCAGGCCGCGCAGATGCTCGATGGTCGCCAGGTAATTCTTGCGCGACAGTTCGGCATTGAAGCTGCTGCGGTCCTGGGGGCGGAGCATTTCAGTGACGAGCAGGCCACGGGGTGGCAAGTAGACCATCACCAGCTCCACGCCCCTGGCTTTGAGCGCATCACGCAGATCCTCTAGCAGCTTGAAACCCTCGGGCGTGGTCCCGATGTTGGTCATGAAGTCGATCTTGCTGCGAAACAGCCAGTCCTCCTGCCCCTGCACCAGTTGGCGGAAATCGCCCAGATCACCGGGGTAGCTGCTGTCCTGCAGCGCCTGCGGGCAGATCTGGCAGCAGCGCTCGATCGCGTATTGCGGCGCCTCGGCGGCCAGGCTCAGGGAACTGGCGAAAAGCGTCGCAACCGCTGCGGACATCCGCCAGGCCTGGGCGAAGCGGCTCATTGAACACCCTTTCATTGTTTGTCACTCACTTGAAGTTGAGCCAACTTGTCGAGCGGCAGCACCTGCACGGCCCGCTTCTGTCGTACCAGCAGGTCGATGATTCGGCTCTGCTCCTTGGCCAGTGCACCGAATATGCCGATGCCGCTGGGCTGGCTCGGCATCAGCATTTCCACCCCGTAGAGCTTCACGCTCTGCGGTGACACCACGGAGATGGCGCCCGACTCGTTACCGATCAGGCGACCGCCAACCACGGTCAGGGAGAGGTTCATGTCGAAGGGGTCGAGCGTCAGGTCGCGGGGCGTGTCGGTGAGGTCCTTGACGTGCCCGTAGATGCCGAGCAGGCCGTTGGCCACCGCGAGGTTTTCATAGAGCCCGACATTGGCGCTGTTGCGCACGCGTATGCCGTGCCGCGAGTTGTTGAACGCCCGGTTGCCCCACAGCAGGTTATCGCCACTCTCATAGATGGTGATGCCATCGGAGCCGTTGCGATAAACCTCGTTGTTGGCCACCACGTTGTTGACGCTGCTACGGTCGACCACGATCCCGGAGAGGGTGTTCTCATAGGAGCGGTTGTTGAAGATCCAGCTGTCGTTCACCTCGCGGGAGACGATGATGCCGTGCTTCTCGCGGGTGCCATAGGCGGTGTTCTCGGCGATGA
It encodes:
- a CDS encoding alginate O-acetyltransferase, encoding MSRFAQAWRMSAAVATLFASSLSLAAEAPQYAIERCCQICPQALQDSSYPGDLGDFRQLVQGQEDWLFRSKIDFMTNIGTTPEGFKLLEDLRDALKARGVELVMVYLPPRGLLVTEMLRPQDRSSFNAELSRKNYLATIEHLRGLGIRVPDLSALLAHPAEVRSKFFFKRDNHWTPQGAELAAQLLAAELSKSDVFMGIARKEFATRTEGNLYKVGSLNQAFGKICGSGYANEYFTRAVTEPKEESAELFGDTETPDVVLVGTSFSSAQYNFDGFLKQYARVDVDNRSVTGGGFHSAMLQYLGSQDFQHKPPKVLIWEVNSYYDLAMATFYRQVMPLLDNGCRNVAATLGQKMALRPGKNEVLVNTGVKPIRSEDSVVEIQFSKPVINELRSTIWYMTGSRENLLISRAREVEPNGRFVFRLREDAEWAGQTLLSLEIDMPADMPQGLQVEAKICRRADKPENVMQAKAN